In a genomic window of Anoxybacter fermentans:
- a CDS encoding RHS repeat-associated core domain-containing protein, which yields MNWNKYLFKLLVIIGIMTIGLTAYGHDQIIDCDYLNDITTPLNDGNLNTTLSLESGSGGWINPVTLEFGEFKTPSKIKLYVNQVVETLTFGIEYRNSDGIWVQLPGTGNISGYELKEGWNSWQITEPVLTDAVRLNFYTASTADTGFGELEVWGSPEVDVIREYSYDQEIVIPTGSTDLFSWSFQIDENLTRLDRAYLIYEAYDLEYQEGIRKINGYTMWQTPEETSKERFSWQKIVEEINPNRLVCGDNLIQFGHGSQKKNGFKIRNLKLKLVFNYGQIDVKEVVGSANTSLAYGAENVIDGNIATHWETEYITPTDGYLVFDLGESYVIEYLDFYQAFGYNFKARIEYYQDGNWIPYSTVGEFSRHDLNHGWNTFYLGDEGIATDKVRIYFKNPDNDPIIGRIYEVKLWGSKAFPTPDKPEIVITYPHDGEYVGNQTIIKGFVKGQVETLTIDGVQVELIDGSFQFEKQLSVERSKGKKGDLNGASHTIVIEAVNAQGVKDIEEITVTMNRPPLVEIISPLDEFVTQESIITVEGTMDNSSYSATINGRQFYYTGNHFAEEVTLNKGANLIVVQAVGNDGLVGEDRIRVVYDIEPPRLEFKRQYDGLIVIEDEIAIEGYLYDYTPTQLTINGELVLVDNGEFSHTVSLKEGSNLFTIRVQDYLGNGDEFVIDIKRDTTPPNPFTPIADPADWTNNTRPVISFFTTDDVSGVNHYELKIDDGDYIIVESPYQLPSLEDGIHDIYVKAVDNMGWEQVGTTRVYIDTTPPDVPEDFTAVPGDKRVILEWKANTEWDLTKYRLYRTPAFSDGKNFIELEPAMYPKYFDNDVTNGEEYIYSLSAVDHVGNESGRTEGQRVKVGPVKKPVNPAEGGKVEYDEVEVEIPAGALSGSEEGGETATQVIIQVVSIDEAEIPETDNPVIGKTYAFNILDENNQPKQKVEFARSVTLEFGYDEAEIPEGYSELDLGVYHYDIRYAAWIRIENAEIDPVHNKIRIDSNHFSMYNVQLNMNYSPDADQYKDLGLSPYQSYFKDNEENVLPASGNLVLRSIDISIPGRNGLDLMIGRIYDNTAAVWEYLGKKENEIGNKKKVYQAFGLGWSLTIPRIETTDTGEYLYFEDGAPCKLEWEMKGIGMYAAGYGIVEYHKGEHFIGKKFQNKVKNITTYFLGTVYSTIEEIWEDTEIEIIRKDGTKYYFDGDGKILSIVDRTGNNKIKFYYNGKKLTKIIDTIGREVVFSYNTLGNIERITFGDLVYQYQYNSDGRLYRVIDPDGRVTTYVYSTVEVKYGSRASWDTEVTYDGEVIYEDGGSKGSIKRKDVPVLREIIYPTGGKTRYLYMVTGQDKKEYNIYDDTVTVTLTNDGGKEIEVSAEQRTEVRTRLVNETRVMVTAQMKYLDKYSFSEYSKTVYSYQFKDGNPGNDVEWTTVVGPNGQKTKLKFENSLNIERQQFLGENPVIKQVFIYNKKLKAVEEEKLYRSNQLVLQKKYRYDNWGNRIYEYNSDNGLERYLHYLNTDSSYDAFPAEFEKPSDPDFYQGEVNPNIHNLLAHSFVLNHSPIDTTPVRVESHYIYSPEGNLVLEAKWDNIKQKWIKNRFEYDSYGNITKNINPLGYVTEMEYSEEYGHAYLTRVIEKGNAGAPILDAEGNPIPGDYIITQFGYDYNTGLKKWEIDAEGNLTEYRYDKLKRLIKIIYPDDDDKFIGKIGNLDPSKYSNRSNNPVKIQYYDNELNQTTVVNAVRDISLSDPAITDNSLNEPIFNKSRYYYDGLNRWVKLETFNLKEDGTVEVNTTCFYYDESDRRIAVKDAEGHVTFTQYDELNRVIKIIYPDGSKDVNNPYDNELYTTIEYDPVLNKKTIIDAEGNKTEEIKDWSGNVIEVAKYNDGNRIKTTARYDQLGNKVEVVDAEGRVTQYKYDSSGRLVEEILPEDQFIKPIIQEKWGSTTLDFTAVNYQPRILYFYDDAGRKIKEIRPNSYWLYGKSETNKAVYSYEYDAVGNLIKETDPSGNTTYHYYDRNGKLIKTVDTEGNIIQKMYNARGWVVAETVVNGLLRNGEDVSNETGDNDQITYYTYDIIGNRVSVTTPGGVKHVSSGGSDTVILFADEIYEHSEVPYYKIDPDYTLKIKYDRLGRVIEESRTITYGSSAGEYVTRYRYDKVGNKVEVINSEGQKIEYRYTPQYWLSKEIIFDEKGREYVTGYSYDKVGNKTEVKDPSGNVTRFEYDDLYRLKYIIYPDGSERTYFYDNVGNKIKEIDGRFNETEYRYNSQNQLIKVIDAEGGITSYYYDPHGNLMKKVLPNGVTTRYIYDQLDRLVREIRPEGGVIKYSYDGVGNLKEKIDRKGQKTVYTYLKNYLPIQIDYVDNAGNIVDTITYRYDKEGNRLEARDNDSVILSEYDPLGRIIEESRIIAGKIYVTGYRYDKVGNLRFIKYPESNIWVEYKYNKLNQLVGVTGFADGTVDNPAFTYADNGFLAGIRYNNGTNTEITPDANSRVKSIKVITVDEGQLKTPFDISYAYDGNNNVESRTNHITGNTNYYYYDKLDRLTVAEVEGTFYGERTGIFGVAEEDIFGTLSLVEPENYWVKFDYKANSIGVVLVEKASIGKIELKPAPEVLEHRVEKNTLTVYYSPDNFTFYKLPEDQWYFEKDEDGDITIIFEEPVEALAFKIHSKFDDRDMYFGFVDKSEFYGDLRNMVKIYQRSDGARLEYDYDAGGNRTAKRTIVGNTEEITYEYYEGSNRLKKMTNNGTGETFYYVYDENGNLIEKGNQFTVKADGSVEFIKEGFDVEYWRYEYTVRNRLKAVYRNGKLKAKFIYDADGNRIRSETEEEGNINYVFNYAGKVIYEDNISEGKKISYIYAFDRPIAKVEGIVGSDAEVYYYHHDNLGSTRFMTDGTGKVIWEQDYLPFGEDLHKPGTSVVDFEVETRYKFTGQRQVIGIGLYYYGARYYDSEIGRFITEDVYPGNLINPLSQNLYIYVLQNPLKYIDPMGHMANLTAGTGGITSELTDRDIERLKEIVNDDDRLTAEEKRDLNNTFSNINRNLKKSNAQIIDHPDLARLTNLYLEGKISYDAYLIAYERVAGELKDKNREWNVDINWLALADGTVILISGLGQVATGVSLIAVPDATVTKVIGGYILVHGAFNFTQGFATIRKAFSSGGEVPNQLQEKYKTIFGSKGEIIYLGVDFCISFYGTMSAVSEIREYYRLKKGGVLIKNVRYGFGEKILPFPGSLISKGKLIFNFVGLTNDIPAYRGTLRDLDYSIRSYLKEEKGD from the coding sequence ATGAATTGGAATAAATATCTATTTAAACTGCTGGTGATTATAGGAATTATGACCATAGGCTTAACAGCCTATGGTCATGATCAGATAATTGATTGTGACTATTTAAACGATATAACTACACCACTAAATGATGGTAATCTTAATACAACCCTGAGTTTGGAATCTGGTAGTGGAGGATGGATTAATCCTGTTACTCTTGAATTTGGTGAGTTTAAAACACCTTCTAAAATTAAGCTGTATGTTAATCAGGTAGTAGAAACACTGACTTTTGGTATTGAATATAGAAACAGTGATGGAATCTGGGTTCAATTACCGGGTACTGGTAATATTTCTGGATATGAGTTAAAAGAGGGCTGGAATAGTTGGCAGATTACCGAACCTGTTCTGACTGATGCTGTTAGATTGAACTTTTATACTGCATCCACAGCTGATACCGGGTTTGGTGAGTTGGAGGTATGGGGCAGTCCTGAGGTAGATGTTATCCGTGAATATTCCTATGATCAGGAGATAGTTATACCTACCGGTTCTACTGATTTGTTTTCATGGAGTTTTCAGATAGATGAAAATCTGACCAGGTTGGATAGGGCATATCTAATTTATGAGGCCTATGATCTTGAATATCAAGAAGGTATTAGAAAGATTAACGGTTATACCATGTGGCAGACTCCTGAGGAGACGAGCAAGGAACGGTTCAGCTGGCAGAAAATTGTAGAAGAGATTAATCCCAATCGGTTAGTCTGTGGAGATAATTTAATCCAGTTTGGTCACGGCTCGCAGAAGAAAAATGGTTTTAAGATTAGAAATCTTAAACTTAAGTTAGTTTTTAATTATGGCCAGATTGATGTAAAAGAGGTAGTCGGCAGTGCAAATACTTCTTTGGCTTATGGGGCAGAAAATGTGATTGATGGTAATATTGCAACTCATTGGGAGACAGAATATATCACTCCAACAGACGGTTATCTTGTCTTTGATCTGGGTGAGAGTTATGTTATAGAATATCTGGATTTTTATCAGGCCTTTGGTTATAATTTTAAGGCCCGGATTGAGTATTATCAGGATGGTAACTGGATTCCATACTCTACAGTTGGAGAGTTTAGTAGACATGATTTAAATCACGGTTGGAATACTTTTTATTTAGGTGATGAAGGTATTGCTACTGATAAGGTTCGCATTTATTTTAAAAACCCTGATAATGACCCAATAATTGGCAGAATTTATGAAGTAAAACTCTGGGGAAGCAAAGCTTTTCCAACACCCGATAAACCTGAAATTGTAATTACTTATCCCCATGATGGAGAATATGTTGGTAACCAGACAATAATAAAAGGTTTTGTTAAGGGTCAGGTAGAGACCCTGACTATTGATGGTGTACAAGTTGAACTAATCGACGGTTCTTTTCAGTTTGAAAAACAGCTTTCTGTTGAAAGAAGCAAAGGCAAAAAAGGTGACTTAAATGGTGCATCCCATACCATTGTTATAGAGGCTGTAAACGCCCAGGGGGTCAAGGATATTGAGGAGATTACTGTTACAATGAATCGACCTCCTTTGGTTGAGATTATATCACCTCTTGATGAGTTTGTAACCCAGGAAAGTATAATTACTGTTGAAGGTACGATGGATAACTCCAGTTATTCTGCTACTATTAACGGACGTCAGTTTTATTATACAGGTAATCATTTTGCAGAAGAGGTTACTTTAAATAAAGGTGCCAATCTGATTGTAGTTCAGGCAGTTGGGAATGATGGACTTGTAGGAGAGGATCGTATAAGAGTTGTTTATGATATTGAACCACCGCGGCTGGAGTTTAAACGGCAATATGATGGTTTAATAGTTATTGAGGATGAGATTGCCATTGAGGGATATCTTTATGACTATACTCCAACTCAACTTACAATTAATGGTGAATTAGTGTTGGTGGATAATGGAGAATTTAGCCATACTGTTTCATTAAAAGAGGGAAGCAATCTTTTTACTATTCGAGTTCAGGACTATTTAGGAAATGGTGATGAATTTGTAATTGATATTAAAAGGGATACAACTCCACCCAATCCATTTACACCTATAGCAGATCCAGCTGATTGGACCAATAACACCCGGCCAGTTATAAGCTTTTTTACGACTGATGATGTTTCCGGTGTTAATCATTATGAGTTAAAGATCGATGATGGAGATTACATAATAGTGGAGAGTCCTTATCAATTACCATCTTTAGAGGATGGAATCCATGATATTTACGTTAAAGCAGTTGATAATATGGGCTGGGAGCAGGTAGGGACTACCAGGGTTTATATTGATACCACACCACCAGATGTGCCAGAGGATTTTACAGCAGTTCCTGGGGATAAGCGGGTAATACTGGAATGGAAAGCCAATACTGAGTGGGATTTGACAAAATATCGTCTGTATAGGACACCGGCATTTAGTGATGGTAAAAACTTTATTGAATTGGAACCTGCCATGTACCCAAAATACTTTGATAATGATGTGACCAATGGTGAGGAATATATCTACAGTTTAAGTGCTGTGGATCATGTGGGGAATGAGAGTGGCAGGACGGAGGGGCAGAGGGTGAAGGTTGGCCCGGTTAAAAAGCCCGTTAATCCGGCAGAAGGTGGTAAAGTAGAGTATGATGAAGTAGAAGTAGAGATTCCAGCAGGTGCCTTATCTGGTAGTGAAGAAGGAGGAGAAACTGCGACTCAAGTAATAATTCAGGTGGTATCTATTGATGAGGCAGAAATTCCAGAGACTGATAATCCCGTTATTGGAAAAACATATGCATTTAACATTCTGGATGAGAATAATCAACCTAAGCAAAAGGTAGAGTTTGCCAGATCGGTGACTCTGGAGTTTGGTTATGATGAAGCAGAAATTCCTGAAGGATATTCTGAGCTGGATTTGGGAGTATATCACTATGATATCAGATATGCAGCATGGATCAGGATAGAGAATGCAGAGATAGATCCGGTTCATAATAAAATCAGGATTGACAGTAATCATTTCTCAATGTATAATGTTCAGCTCAATATGAATTATTCCCCGGATGCTGATCAGTATAAAGATTTAGGTTTATCTCCATATCAGAGTTATTTCAAAGATAACGAAGAAAATGTACTGCCAGCCAGCGGTAATCTGGTACTTAGAAGCATAGATATTTCCATTCCGGGTAGAAATGGGCTTGATCTGATGATTGGAAGAATATATGACAATACAGCAGCAGTCTGGGAATATTTAGGTAAGAAAGAGAATGAAATCGGCAATAAGAAAAAGGTCTATCAGGCATTTGGTTTGGGTTGGTCACTTACCATTCCCCGGATTGAGACTACTGATACTGGAGAGTATTTATATTTTGAAGATGGCGCTCCCTGTAAATTGGAATGGGAGATGAAAGGGATAGGAATGTATGCTGCCGGGTATGGTATAGTTGAATATCATAAAGGGGAACATTTTATCGGTAAGAAGTTTCAGAATAAAGTTAAAAATATAACAACATATTTTTTAGGAACAGTGTATAGTACGATTGAAGAAATATGGGAAGATACGGAAATTGAAATTATTCGCAAAGATGGGACGAAATATTACTTTGACGGTGATGGAAAAATTCTTTCTATAGTTGACCGGACGGGAAATAACAAAATTAAATTTTACTATAATGGGAAGAAATTAACTAAAATTATAGATACTATTGGGCGTGAAGTAGTTTTTAGCTATAATACACTGGGTAATATTGAGAGAATAACTTTTGGAGATCTGGTTTATCAGTATCAGTATAACAGTGATGGCAGACTTTATCGTGTAATTGACCCTGATGGCAGGGTTACTACCTATGTTTACAGTACAGTAGAAGTAAAATATGGATCAAGGGCTTCATGGGATACAGAAGTAACATATGATGGAGAAGTTATATATGAAGATGGTGGTAGTAAAGGAAGTATTAAAAGAAAAGATGTACCTGTATTGAGAGAGATCATTTATCCAACAGGTGGCAAAACAAGATATTTATATATGGTAACAGGGCAAGACAAAAAAGAGTATAATATTTATGATGATACAGTTACTGTAACTTTAACTAATGACGGAGGAAAAGAGATAGAAGTTTCAGCCGAACAAAGAACAGAAGTAAGAACCAGGCTTGTCAATGAGACCAGAGTAATGGTAACAGCGCAGATGAAATATCTTGATAAATATTCTTTTTCTGAATATAGTAAGACAGTTTATAGTTATCAGTTTAAAGATGGTAATCCGGGTAATGATGTAGAGTGGACAACTGTGGTAGGGCCAAATGGTCAAAAAACCAAACTTAAATTTGAAAATAGTTTGAATATAGAAAGGCAGCAGTTTTTGGGTGAAAATCCTGTAATTAAGCAGGTATTTATTTACAATAAAAAATTGAAAGCTGTAGAGGAAGAGAAATTATATCGTTCAAACCAACTGGTGCTGCAGAAGAAATATAGATATGATAATTGGGGAAATCGCATTTATGAATATAACTCAGATAATGGACTGGAAAGATATTTGCACTATCTGAATACAGACAGCAGTTATGATGCTTTTCCAGCAGAGTTTGAAAAACCATCAGATCCTGATTTTTATCAGGGAGAAGTAAATCCGAATATTCATAATTTGTTAGCTCACAGTTTTGTTTTGAATCACAGCCCAATTGATACCACTCCAGTTCGGGTTGAGTCTCATTATATCTATTCACCAGAAGGTAATCTGGTTTTAGAGGCAAAGTGGGATAACATAAAGCAAAAATGGATTAAGAATAGATTTGAGTATGATAGTTATGGTAATATAACGAAAAATATAAATCCACTGGGTTATGTAACAGAGATGGAGTATAGTGAAGAATACGGCCATGCCTATTTAACCAGAGTTATCGAAAAAGGAAATGCTGGAGCACCCATATTGGATGCAGAAGGAAATCCTATTCCAGGAGATTATATAATCACTCAATTCGGATATGATTACAATACAGGGCTTAAAAAATGGGAGATTGATGCAGAAGGGAATCTTACAGAATACCGATATGATAAATTAAAACGTTTGATTAAAATAATTTATCCCGATGATGATGATAAATTTATCGGTAAGATCGGGAATTTGGATCCATCAAAATATTCTAACCGTTCCAATAACCCAGTAAAAATTCAGTACTATGATAATGAACTTAATCAAACTACAGTTGTCAATGCGGTAAGAGATATTTCCCTATCTGACCCTGCTATCACTGATAATTCTTTAAATGAGCCCATCTTTAACAAATCCAGGTATTATTATGATGGATTAAACCGCTGGGTTAAGTTAGAAACCTTCAACTTAAAAGAAGATGGAACAGTAGAAGTGAATACAACCTGCTTCTATTATGATGAGAGTGATAGAAGGATAGCAGTTAAAGATGCAGAAGGTCATGTTACCTTTACTCAATATGATGAACTTAACCGGGTGATAAAGATAATTTATCCTGATGGCAGTAAAGATGTAAATAATCCTTATGATAATGAGCTATATACTACAATTGAATATGACCCGGTTTTGAACAAAAAAACCATAATAGATGCAGAGGGAAATAAGACAGAAGAGATAAAAGACTGGTCAGGAAATGTGATTGAAGTGGCAAAATACAATGATGGAAATCGTATTAAAACTACTGCCAGGTATGATCAGTTGGGTAATAAAGTAGAAGTAGTTGATGCAGAGGGCAGAGTAACTCAATACAAATATGATAGTTCAGGCAGGTTGGTAGAAGAGATACTGCCGGAAGATCAATTTATAAAGCCAATAATTCAAGAAAAATGGGGTTCTACTACATTGGATTTTACAGCAGTTAATTATCAACCCCGGATTCTCTATTTCTATGATGATGCAGGAAGAAAGATAAAAGAGATCAGACCAAACAGTTATTGGCTGTATGGAAAAAGTGAGACCAACAAAGCGGTATATAGTTATGAATATGATGCAGTTGGAAATCTGATTAAAGAGACTGATCCATCAGGTAATACAACATATCACTATTATGATAGAAATGGGAAACTGATTAAGACAGTAGATACGGAAGGAAACATTATCCAGAAAATGTACAATGCCCGTGGCTGGGTAGTAGCAGAAACAGTAGTAAATGGTCTTTTAAGGAATGGAGAGGATGTAAGTAATGAGACCGGAGATAATGACCAGATCACATACTACACTTATGACATTATTGGTAACAGGGTATCAGTAACAACTCCAGGAGGGGTAAAACATGTATCTTCTGGTGGTAGTGATACAGTAATTCTCTTTGCAGATGAGATTTATGAACATAGTGAGGTGCCATATTATAAGATTGATCCTGATTATACGTTAAAGATTAAATATGATAGATTAGGCCGGGTGATTGAAGAGAGCAGGACAATCACTTATGGTAGTTCAGCTGGAGAATATGTAACACGATACAGGTATGATAAAGTAGGCAATAAAGTTGAAGTTATCAATTCTGAGGGGCAGAAAATAGAATATAGATACACTCCACAATACTGGCTTTCAAAGGAGATTATTTTTGATGAGAAAGGTAGAGAATATGTTACTGGTTATAGTTATGATAAAGTTGGTAACAAAACCGAAGTTAAAGACCCGTCAGGTAATGTTACCCGGTTTGAGTATGATGATCTGTACAGATTGAAATATATTATTTATCCGGACGGTAGTGAACGGACATATTTTTATGATAATGTGGGAAATAAGATCAAAGAGATAGATGGCAGATTCAATGAAACTGAATATAGATATAATAGTCAGAATCAATTGATAAAAGTGATAGACGCAGAAGGTGGTATTACATCTTACTATTATGATCCTCATGGTAATCTGATGAAAAAAGTATTACCCAATGGAGTAACAACCAGATATATTTACGATCAACTAGATAGGCTGGTCAGGGAGATTAGACCAGAGGGTGGAGTAATCAAATACAGCTATGATGGTGTAGGTAATCTAAAGGAGAAGATAGATAGGAAAGGCCAGAAGACAGTATATACCTATCTTAAAAATTATTTGCCTATTCAGATTGATTATGTAGATAATGCTGGTAATATTGTAGATACAATTACTTATAGATATGATAAAGAAGGTAACAGATTGGAAGCAAGAGATAATGATAGTGTTATCTTAAGTGAATATGACCCATTAGGTCGGATTATTGAGGAGAGCAGAATAATTGCAGGTAAGATTTATGTCACTGGTTATAGGTATGACAAAGTTGGAAATCTGCGATTTATCAAATATCCTGAGAGCAATATCTGGGTTGAGTATAAATATAATAAGTTGAATCAGTTAGTAGGTGTAACAGGCTTCGCTGATGGAACAGTGGATAACCCAGCATTTACCTATGCTGATAATGGATTTTTGGCAGGAATTAGATATAATAATGGAACCAATACTGAGATTACTCCTGATGCTAATTCAAGAGTTAAGAGTATAAAAGTAATAACTGTAGATGAGGGGCAGTTAAAGACACCTTTTGATATAAGTTATGCCTATGATGGTAATAACAATGTGGAGAGCAGAACCAACCATATTACAGGAAACACCAACTATTATTACTATGATAAATTAGATAGATTGACAGTCGCTGAGGTAGAAGGGACTTTCTATGGAGAGAGGACAGGTATTTTTGGAGTAGCAGAAGAGGATATATTTGGAACATTAAGTCTAGTTGAGCCGGAGAATTATTGGGTTAAGTTTGATTATAAGGCTAACAGTATTGGTGTTGTTTTAGTTGAAAAAGCTTCTATAGGAAAGATAGAATTAAAGCCTGCACCAGAAGTACTTGAACATCGGGTTGAAAAGAATACATTAACTGTTTACTATAGTCCCGACAACTTTACTTTCTATAAGTTACCTGAAGATCAATGGTATTTTGAGAAAGATGAAGATGGAGATATAACAATTATATTTGAGGAACCGGTAGAAGCGCTGGCATTTAAGATTCACTCTAAATTTGATGACCGTGATATGTACTTTGGCTTTGTTGATAAGTCAGAATTTTATGGTGACTTGCGTAATATGGTTAAGATTTATCAGAGATCAGATGGAGCCCGTTTGGAGTATGATTATGATGCTGGAGGAAACAGGACAGCTAAGAGGACTATTGTTGGCAATACAGAAGAGATAACTTATGAGTACTATGAAGGCAGTAATCGATTGAAGAAGATGACCAACAATGGAACAGGAGAGACCTTCTATTATGTATATGATGAAAATGGCAACTTAATTGAGAAAGGCAATCAGTTTACAGTAAAAGCAGATGGAAGTGTAGAATTTATCAAGGAAGGTTTTGATGTTGAATATTGGCGGTATGAGTACACGGTAAGAAACAGGTTAAAGGCAGTATATCGGAATGGCAAACTTAAGGCTAAGTTTATCTATGATGCAGATGGTAATAGGATTCGCTCTGAAACAGAAGAGGAAGGCAATATCAATTATGTATTCAATTATGCAGGTAAGGTAATTTATGAAGATAACATTTCAGAAGGTAAGAAGATTTCTTATATTTATGCATTTGACCGTCCAATAGCGAAAGTAGAAGGAATAGTAGGAAGTGATGCCGAAGTTTACTATTACCACCATGATAATCTTGGTTCAACCCGATTTATGACAGATGGAACAGGTAAGGTAATCTGGGAACAGGATTATCTGCCATTTGGTGAAGACTTGCATAAGCCTGGAACAAGTGTGGTGGATTTTGAAGTAGAGACCAGGTATAAATTTACAGGGCAGAGGCAGGTTATAGGAATAGGTTTATATTACTATGGAGCAAGATATTATGATTCTGAGATCGGACGGTTTATTACAGAAGATGTTTATCCAGGAAATCTGATTAACCCGCTAAGTCAGAATCTATATATCTACGTATTACAGAATCCGTTAAAATATATTGATCCGATGGGACATATGGCGAATTTGACAGCTGGCACTGGAGGAATAACTTCAGAGTTAACAGATAGAGATATTGAGCGGTTAAAAGAGATTGTTAATGATGATGACAGATTAACTGCAGAAGAAAAGCGGGATTTAAATAATACATTTAGCAATATTAATAGAAATTTAAAGAAATCAAATGCACAAATTATAGACCATCCAGATCTGGCGAGATTAACGAATTTATATTTAGAGGGTAAAATTTCTTATGATGCATATCTTATCGCTTATGAAAGAGTTGCAGGAGAATTAAAGGATAAGAATAGAGAGTGGAATGTAGATATAAATTGGTTAGCTTTGGCTGATGGAACTGTAATTTTAATTTCTGGACTGGGTCAAGTAGCTACTGGAGTTAGTTTAATTGCAGTTCCTGATGCTACCGTTACAAAAGTTATTGGAGGGTATATTTTAGTTCATGGTGCTTTTAATTTTACACAAGGTTTTGCAACAATACGTAAAGCTTTTTCAAGTGGTGGAGAAGTACCTAACCAATTACAAGAAAAATACAAGACAATATTTGGCTCAAAAGGTGAAATTATCTATTTAGGTGTTGACTTTTGTATAAGTTTTTACGGGACGATGTCAGCAGTTTCCGAAATAAGGGAATATTATCGACTTAAAAAAGGTGGTGTGTTAATAAAGAACGTGCGATATGGATTTGGAGAGAAGATATTACCATTTCCAGGTAGCTTAATAAGTAAAGGAAAACTTATATTTAATTTTGTAGGGCTTACCAATGATATTCCTGCATATAGAGGAACGTTAAGAGATTTGGATTATAGTATTAGAAGTTATTTAAAAGAAGAGAAAGGAGATTAA